A stretch of the Halomonas sp. BDJS001 genome encodes the following:
- the ispC gene encoding 1-deoxy-D-xylulose-5-phosphate reductoisomerase — MSQYANQPTAMQRVTVLGSTGSVGTSTLDVIGRHPDRYSVHALTAHTSKEALLAQCLVHRPAVAVLDNEADAAWLREELKRAGQPTEVSAGPQALCDVARDASVDCVMAAIVGAAGLLPALAAAEAGKRVLLANKEALVMSGALFMEAVSRSGATLLPIDSEHNAIYQCLPAEHRGGLAKHGVRQLLLTASGGPFRTWSQADINNVTPEQACAHPNWSMGRKISVDSATLMNKGLELIEACWLFDATPEQIQVVVHPQSVIHSMAAYHDGSVIAQLGNPDMRTPIAYGLAWPERIDAGVETLDLFQVARLDFEAPDEVRFPCLGLARDAMRQGGIAPVVLNAANEIAVDAFLQRRIGFKAIGQLVADVLSHPYQGRVDSLDSVLATDQWARQQALELVTRWSA, encoded by the coding sequence ATGAGTCAATACGCTAATCAGCCCACGGCTATGCAGCGCGTGACGGTACTTGGGTCGACAGGCTCTGTGGGCACCAGCACGCTGGATGTGATTGGTCGCCACCCTGACCGCTATAGTGTCCATGCACTGACCGCACACACTTCCAAAGAGGCTCTGCTAGCGCAGTGTCTAGTGCATCGCCCCGCGGTAGCTGTATTGGATAATGAAGCCGATGCCGCTTGGCTGCGCGAGGAGCTTAAGCGAGCGGGCCAACCCACCGAAGTGAGTGCAGGCCCGCAGGCGCTGTGTGATGTTGCAAGGGACGCCAGCGTCGACTGCGTAATGGCCGCTATTGTAGGTGCCGCGGGCTTGCTGCCTGCTCTCGCCGCCGCGGAAGCAGGCAAACGGGTGCTGCTGGCCAATAAAGAGGCGCTGGTGATGAGCGGCGCACTGTTTATGGAGGCAGTTTCACGTTCGGGGGCGACACTGCTACCGATAGATTCCGAACATAATGCCATTTATCAGTGTCTACCTGCGGAGCATCGCGGAGGGCTTGCCAAGCACGGCGTTCGACAACTGCTGCTAACGGCCTCTGGGGGGCCGTTTCGTACCTGGAGCCAGGCGGATATCAACAATGTCACTCCCGAGCAGGCCTGCGCTCACCCGAACTGGTCGATGGGGCGTAAGATATCGGTGGATAGCGCCACGCTGATGAACAAAGGGTTGGAGTTGATCGAAGCTTGCTGGTTATTTGACGCTACCCCTGAGCAGATCCAAGTGGTAGTCCACCCCCAAAGCGTGATTCACTCCATGGCGGCGTATCACGATGGCTCTGTGATTGCCCAGTTGGGTAATCCAGATATGCGTACACCGATTGCCTATGGGCTTGCTTGGCCGGAGCGCATTGACGCTGGCGTTGAAACCCTTGACCTTTTTCAGGTGGCACGGCTCGATTTTGAAGCTCCCGATGAAGTCCGTTTCCCCTGCCTGGGGCTTGCCCGCGACGCGATGCGACAGGGCGGTATTGCACCTGTTGTGCTCAACGCCGCTAATGAAATCGCTGTAGACGCCTTTCTGCAGCGCCGGATCGGCTTTAAGGCGATTGGACAACTGGTGGCCGACGTCCTATCGCACCCCTATCAAGGCCGGGTCGACAGCCTGGACAGCGTATTGGCAACCGATCAATGGGCGCGGCAGCAGGCGCTGGAACTGGTAACAAGGTGGTCCGCTTAA
- the rseP gene encoding RIP metalloprotease RseP, whose translation MGLIQNILAVIVVLGLLVTFHEFGHFWVARRCGVKVLRFSVGFGKPLWSRVDRQGTEFAIAAIPLGGYVKMLDEREAPVPEEQLDQAFNRKTVWQRIAIVAAGPIANFLLAIVAYWVLFVAGTTVVSPMVGSVAPDSPAAEAGLSNGDEIVAIQGDEMRSWEDVNLKLVSIIGFSGELDIDARPEGVSEPQRFGLSVTDYLVRQDPPQPLQTLGITPWQPEFPAILGQVVSGEAAEQAGLEAGDKMVAINGEPVDDWMHFVNMVRSSPGETLRLTYERNGEQSSVDLTPGSNRLETGVEIGYIGAGAEQVEWPAEFQREIRYGPIEAVGQALSRTGEMTLLTLDAIRKMLVGLISPSNLSGPITIAQVSGDSARAGMEAFIGFLAYLSISLGVLNLLPIPVLDGGHLLYYFMEVVRGRPVSERTQAVGLRIGLAMVGTLMLMALYFDLMRLW comes from the coding sequence GTGGGCCTAATACAGAATATTTTAGCGGTCATCGTGGTGTTGGGCCTGTTAGTGACCTTCCACGAGTTTGGCCACTTTTGGGTGGCAAGGCGCTGTGGCGTCAAAGTGCTGCGTTTTTCGGTGGGCTTTGGCAAGCCGCTATGGTCGCGGGTTGACCGCCAGGGCACCGAATTTGCCATAGCCGCCATTCCATTGGGTGGCTATGTCAAAATGCTCGATGAGCGTGAGGCACCGGTTCCGGAAGAGCAGCTCGATCAGGCGTTTAACCGCAAGACCGTTTGGCAGCGCATTGCGATTGTGGCGGCAGGGCCTATTGCTAACTTTTTACTGGCGATCGTGGCTTATTGGGTGCTGTTCGTGGCGGGAACCACGGTGGTATCGCCAATGGTAGGCAGCGTTGCGCCTGACTCCCCGGCCGCCGAGGCCGGGCTCTCCAATGGCGATGAAATTGTCGCTATTCAGGGCGATGAGATGCGCTCTTGGGAGGATGTTAACCTCAAGCTGGTGTCGATTATTGGCTTCAGCGGAGAGTTGGATATCGACGCCCGCCCCGAAGGCGTGAGCGAGCCACAGCGCTTTGGGTTGTCGGTAACTGATTATTTGGTGCGCCAGGATCCGCCTCAGCCGTTGCAAACACTGGGTATTACCCCGTGGCAGCCTGAGTTTCCAGCCATTTTAGGCCAGGTCGTGAGCGGGGAGGCTGCAGAACAAGCAGGCCTGGAAGCTGGCGATAAGATGGTGGCGATTAATGGCGAACCGGTGGATGATTGGATGCACTTCGTTAATATGGTGCGAAGTAGTCCAGGTGAAACGCTGCGGCTCACCTATGAGCGAAATGGGGAGCAGTCGAGTGTTGACTTAACCCCCGGGAGTAACCGTTTGGAAACTGGGGTTGAGATTGGTTATATCGGCGCAGGCGCTGAGCAGGTCGAGTGGCCAGCAGAGTTCCAGCGTGAAATCCGTTATGGGCCTATTGAAGCGGTAGGGCAGGCGCTTTCACGCACGGGTGAAATGACACTGCTTACCTTGGACGCTATCCGTAAGATGTTGGTTGGGCTGATTTCGCCCTCCAATCTGTCGGGGCCAATCACCATTGCCCAGGTCTCGGGTGACTCTGCCCGTGCGGGTATGGAAGCGTTTATTGGTTTTCTAGCGTATCTTTCTATCAGCCTGGGGGTGCTTAACTTACTACCCATCCCGGTGCTCGATGGTGGCCACTTGCTTTATTATTTTATGGAGGTGGTGCGTGGACGGCCAGTATCCGAAAGAACCCAAGCCGTAGGATTGCGCATAGGGCTTGCCATGGTCGGCACCCTGATGTTGATGGCTCTCTATTTTGATCTGATGCGCCTGTGGTAA
- a CDS encoding OmpH family outer membrane protein, with protein sequence MRKLTAVVCLLGAMILPAHAAEVAVLDWRAALMNTQSAQASMSTLEGQIGNQQREAQNLGNELQQLQQRLQNEGETMAQSQRESLISELQEKGSRFEQLRQEVMQAQQRSEQQFLESAEPKLEQAVEQVLERHGIDVLVEPQGVLHSGVDLPNVTDEVTQIFDTLN encoded by the coding sequence ATGCGTAAACTGACAGCGGTGGTATGCCTGTTGGGCGCGATGATTTTGCCCGCTCACGCTGCAGAAGTCGCGGTGTTGGACTGGCGAGCAGCATTGATGAATACCCAGTCTGCACAGGCGTCAATGAGTACTCTGGAAGGGCAAATCGGCAATCAGCAGCGGGAAGCGCAAAACCTGGGTAATGAGTTGCAGCAACTCCAGCAGCGTTTGCAGAACGAAGGCGAAACCATGGCCCAGTCTCAGCGTGAGTCGCTAATTAGCGAACTACAAGAGAAGGGTAGCCGTTTTGAGCAGCTTCGCCAGGAAGTCATGCAGGCCCAGCAGCGCTCCGAACAGCAGTTTTTGGAAAGCGCTGAACCGAAGTTGGAGCAAGCCGTCGAACAGGTACTGGAGCGCCACGGTATTGATGTACTGGTTGAGCCCCAGGGCGTACTGCACTCCGGTGTGGATCTGCCCAATGTGACCGACGAAGTCACGCAGATTTTTGATACCTTGAACTAA
- the lpxD gene encoding UDP-3-O-(3-hydroxymyristoyl)glucosamine N-acyltransferase produces MTHASHHLTLADIARQLGVTVSGNAQQPIRGLATLKEAQPDQVAFLANRAYLKDLATTKAAAVLLHPEHGKHCPVARLEIDNPYLGYAKLSQLFDPLPARDVVGIHPTAVVAEDAQIGTGVCVQAHAVIEAGAVLGDRVVIGAGSVVGADSIIGEATRLHANVTVCHGVVVGKRVILQSGCVIGGDGFGFAHDGAGWHKIAQLGGVVLGDDVEVGSCSSIDRGALGDTVIGNDVKIDSQVQIAHNVIIGDHSALAGCVGIAGSTKVGKHCMLGGGVGLSGHLTICDSVQVTGMSLVTNSIHEPGVYSSGTGAMANSQWRKNAVRFKQLDDIAKRLARLEKNSVINEC; encoded by the coding sequence ATGACGCACGCTTCTCATCACCTAACCCTCGCAGACATTGCGCGCCAACTGGGCGTTACCGTTAGCGGCAACGCCCAGCAGCCGATACGTGGTTTGGCGACGCTAAAAGAAGCGCAGCCGGATCAAGTCGCTTTCCTGGCCAACCGTGCCTATCTGAAAGATTTGGCGACGACCAAGGCGGCAGCGGTATTGCTGCACCCGGAGCATGGCAAACACTGCCCGGTAGCGCGTTTGGAAATCGATAACCCGTACTTGGGTTATGCCAAGCTATCTCAGCTGTTTGACCCGCTGCCTGCCCGCGACGTCGTCGGTATCCACCCCACGGCGGTAGTGGCAGAGGACGCCCAGATAGGCACCGGTGTCTGCGTTCAAGCGCACGCCGTGATTGAAGCGGGTGCGGTATTGGGCGACCGTGTAGTGATTGGGGCAGGGAGCGTGGTGGGGGCCGACAGCATTATCGGTGAAGCAACGCGGCTGCACGCCAATGTCACTGTCTGCCATGGGGTGGTGGTGGGTAAGCGAGTCATCCTGCAAAGCGGCTGTGTCATCGGTGGTGACGGGTTTGGTTTCGCCCATGACGGTGCTGGATGGCATAAAATTGCCCAGTTGGGGGGCGTGGTGCTAGGCGATGATGTTGAGGTGGGAAGCTGCTCCAGCATTGATCGTGGCGCGCTGGGTGATACGGTGATTGGTAATGACGTCAAAATTGATAGTCAGGTGCAAATCGCCCATAACGTTATCATTGGTGACCACAGCGCCTTAGCGGGTTGTGTCGGTATTGCTGGCTCTACCAAGGTTGGTAAGCACTGTATGCTGGGTGGCGGCGTTGGTTTGTCAGGCCATTTGACGATTTGCGATAGCGTTCAGGTAACAGGAATGAGTTTAGTAACGAACTCAATCCATGAGCCAGGGGTCTACTCCTCCGGAACCGGCGCCATGGCCAATAGCCAGTGGCGTAAGAACGCGGTGCGTTTTAAACAGCTTGATGACATCGCTAAGCGCCTAGCCAGATTGGAAAAAAACAGCGTGATTAATGAGTGCTGA
- the fabZ gene encoding 3-hydroxyacyl-ACP dehydratase FabZ has protein sequence MVMDINEIREYLPHRYPFLLVDRVTQLTIGESIVAYKNVSINEPFFNGHFPHHPIMPGVLVIEALAQVCGILGFKTVNKLPADGYVYYLVGSDKVRFKRPVMPGDKLTLEADVIKGKRGIWKFACRATVDGELACEAEIICAERKVA, from the coding sequence ATGGTTATGGATATCAATGAAATTCGCGAGTACTTGCCCCACCGCTACCCGTTTTTGCTGGTGGATCGAGTAACGCAACTCACCATCGGTGAATCCATCGTTGCGTACAAGAATGTCAGCATCAATGAGCCGTTCTTCAACGGCCATTTTCCGCATCACCCGATCATGCCTGGCGTGCTGGTGATTGAAGCGCTGGCCCAGGTCTGCGGCATTCTCGGCTTTAAAACGGTCAATAAACTGCCTGCCGATGGCTATGTATATTATCTCGTAGGCAGTGACAAAGTGCGCTTTAAGCGCCCGGTAATGCCGGGTGACAAGCTCACTCTAGAGGCCGATGTGATTAAAGGTAAACGCGGTATTTGGAAATTCGCCTGCCGTGCCACGGTTGACGGTGAGCTGGCCTGCGAAGCGGAAATTATTTGTGCCGAGAGGAAGGTGGCTTGA
- the lpxA gene encoding acyl-ACP--UDP-N-acetylglucosamine O-acyltransferase: protein MIHPTALVDPTARLADDVEVGPFSIIGPNVTIGAGSVIGPHVVVKGPTTLGERTRIFQFASVGEDCQDKKYAGEPTRLVMGDDNVIREGATLHRGTVQDRSETTIGSRNLFMAYVHVGHDCVIGNDCILANQVTLAGHVTVGDHAILGGLAAVHQFCHFGDHAMAGGGSIITKDTPAYIMINGNPAEARGLNLVGLKRRGFSRDAISALTAAYKMVYRQGLTTEQALVEMRSRFDLPEIEHFAASIERSTRGITR, encoded by the coding sequence TTGATACATCCTACTGCCCTGGTCGACCCGACGGCGCGCCTTGCCGACGATGTTGAGGTAGGCCCTTTTAGCATTATCGGCCCTAACGTCACCATCGGTGCGGGTTCGGTGATTGGCCCTCATGTGGTGGTTAAAGGCCCCACCACCCTGGGTGAGCGCACGCGTATCTTTCAGTTTGCCTCGGTAGGCGAAGACTGTCAGGACAAAAAATATGCAGGTGAACCCACGCGGTTAGTGATGGGGGACGATAACGTGATTCGCGAAGGCGCCACCCTTCACCGTGGCACCGTTCAGGATCGCAGTGAAACCACCATTGGTTCGCGCAACCTGTTTATGGCCTACGTGCATGTCGGCCATGACTGTGTGATTGGTAACGACTGCATTTTAGCCAATCAGGTCACCCTGGCGGGCCATGTCACCGTCGGCGATCATGCCATTCTGGGTGGCTTGGCGGCAGTGCATCAGTTCTGCCACTTTGGTGATCACGCCATGGCAGGTGGTGGCTCGATCATTACCAAAGACACTCCCGCCTATATCATGATTAATGGCAACCCAGCAGAAGCGCGTGGCCTTAACCTGGTGGGTTTAAAGCGCCGAGGCTTTAGCCGCGATGCGATTAGTGCCTTAACCGCTGCTTATAAAATGGTCTACCGCCAAGGGCTAACCACTGAGCAGGCACTAGTCGAAATGCGTAGCCGTTTTGACCTGCCCGAAATCGAGCATTTTGCCGCCTCTATTGAGCGTTCGACCCGCGGCATCACCCGCTAA
- the lpxB gene encoding lipid-A-disaccharide synthase codes for MTLQRVYLVAGELSGDILGAGLMRELKAHHPGVEFRGIGGPRMQAEGMESRFPLETLAVMGLVEVLKHLPELIRVRRTLKAEALAWQPDIMLGIDAPDFNLGLERQLREAGITTAHYVSPSVWAWRQGRVKGIAKSVNGMLTLLPFEAAFYREHRVPVAFVGHPLADEMPLENDRAATRQALELAPDSQVLALLPGSRANEIRFLGDTFLNAAEQLCQRHPALKVVIPAATSDRRREISALLANYPLLAERITLLDGQAREAMVASDVVLLASGTAALEAMLCHRTMLVAYKMAPATHWLAKRMVKTQWVSLPNLIAQETLVPELIQDAASPEAIADQLSAMLADEASRYALEIRFAEMHATLQRNASRRAAEAISLLAAGQPLESVDGH; via the coding sequence ATGACCCTGCAACGCGTCTATCTCGTGGCCGGAGAGCTATCCGGCGATATTCTTGGCGCTGGTCTGATGCGCGAGCTTAAAGCACACCATCCTGGCGTCGAGTTTCGCGGCATCGGCGGCCCGCGCATGCAGGCAGAGGGCATGGAGAGCCGTTTTCCTTTAGAGACCCTGGCGGTGATGGGGCTGGTTGAGGTGCTAAAGCATCTCCCCGAACTGATCCGGGTACGGCGTACGTTGAAAGCCGAAGCGCTCGCCTGGCAGCCGGATATCATGCTGGGCATTGATGCGCCTGACTTCAATTTAGGTCTGGAGCGCCAACTGCGCGAAGCCGGCATTACCACCGCTCACTACGTGAGTCCTTCCGTATGGGCATGGCGCCAGGGGCGGGTAAAAGGCATCGCTAAATCGGTAAATGGCATGCTAACACTGCTCCCTTTTGAAGCCGCTTTCTATCGCGAACACCGTGTTCCCGTCGCCTTTGTGGGTCACCCCCTGGCTGACGAAATGCCGCTAGAAAATGACCGTGCTGCCACCCGCCAAGCGCTGGAGCTGGCGCCTGATAGCCAAGTGTTGGCGCTGTTGCCCGGCTCCCGAGCCAATGAAATTCGCTTTTTGGGCGATACTTTTCTCAACGCTGCCGAACAGCTCTGCCAGCGCCACCCCGCGCTGAAAGTGGTTATTCCTGCGGCCACCTCTGATCGCCGCCGGGAAATTAGCGCACTGCTTGCCAACTACCCGCTACTGGCGGAGCGGATTACGCTGCTGGATGGCCAGGCCCGTGAGGCGATGGTGGCTAGCGATGTTGTACTGCTGGCCTCGGGTACCGCCGCGCTGGAAGCCATGCTGTGTCACCGCACCATGTTGGTGGCCTATAAAATGGCTCCGGCCACCCACTGGCTGGCTAAACGAATGGTGAAAACCCAGTGGGTCTCGCTGCCCAATTTGATTGCCCAGGAGACGCTGGTGCCTGAGCTGATTCAAGACGCCGCCTCGCCGGAGGCGATTGCCGACCAGCTCAGCGCCATGTTGGCCGACGAGGCAAGTCGATATGCCTTGGAAATACGCTTTGCCGAGATGCACGCTACGCTCCAGCGTAACGCCAGCCGTCGCGCCGCCGAGGCGATTAGCCTGTTGGCCGCGGGTCAGCCACTGGAGAGTGTTGATGGCCATTAA
- the rnhB gene encoding ribonuclease HII: protein MAIKDRVTAHWLIEHKDFPLLEISYSGERLAGVDEVGRGPLIGSVVAAAVILDPAQPIDGLTDSKKLTARKREALDSQIRERALAFAVAEASAAEVDALNIYHATHLAMRRAIDALAPAAEYLLVDGNKLPGHLLPGQAVVKGDSRHCAIAAASILAKVARDAQMVALDECYPEYGFARHKGYPTKEHLTALAAHGPLAEHRRSFAPVQRQLALL, encoded by the coding sequence ATGGCCATTAAAGATAGGGTGACAGCGCACTGGTTGATCGAGCACAAGGATTTTCCACTATTAGAAATTTCTTACAGCGGCGAGCGGCTGGCGGGGGTCGATGAAGTCGGCCGAGGGCCGCTGATAGGTAGCGTGGTGGCCGCCGCGGTGATTCTTGACCCCGCTCAGCCCATCGACGGTCTTACGGACTCTAAAAAATTGACGGCGCGCAAACGTGAAGCGCTGGATAGTCAGATTCGAGAGCGGGCGTTAGCTTTTGCCGTAGCAGAAGCCAGCGCCGCCGAAGTGGATGCGCTGAATATTTACCATGCCACCCACTTGGCCATGCGCCGCGCCATCGATGCACTGGCACCTGCAGCAGAATATTTACTTGTCGATGGCAATAAATTACCTGGCCATCTGCTGCCTGGGCAGGCCGTGGTAAAGGGCGATTCGCGCCACTGTGCCATTGCCGCGGCGTCGATTTTGGCCAAGGTCGCTCGCGATGCGCAGATGGTCGCCTTGGATGAGTGCTATCCTGAGTATGGTTTTGCGCGCCATAAAGGCTACCCGACCAAAGAGCACCTGACGGCGCTTGCAGCACACGGGCCACTGGCCGAACATCGCCGCAGCTTCGCGCCGGTGCAGCGGCAGTTGGCGCTGCTTTAA
- the dnaE gene encoding DNA polymerase III subunit alpha, whose amino-acid sequence MTVPFVHLRLHSEYSLVDGLVKLKSLVSTTAERAMPALALTDETNLFGLVKFYKAAQGAGLKPIIGSDLWLQNPHDESHPYRLTLLAMNDVGYRNLTELISKGWTHGQRQGRAILDKQWVLEQSEGLIALSGAREGEIGRHLLSDHEQDARVLLEEWQAAFPDRFYLELVRTGRALEEACVHASVKLAIETGTPVVATNDVRFLERDDYWAHETRVAIGEGKALDDPRRERRYSEEQYLKSPEEMAALFADIPEALENSVMIAERCSVDVRLGEIFLPEFGIPEGMTQDEFFRKVSHDGLTERLDFLFPAQRYPRDSEEYQAIDQRYRDRLEFELNVIIQMGFPGYFLIVMDFIQWAKDNGVPVGPGRGSGAGSLVAYAQKITDLDPIGYDLLFERFLNPERVSMPDFDVDFCMEKRDKVIEYVAERYGRNAVSQIVTFGTMAAKAVVRDVARAQGRPYSLGDKLSKLIPFEVGMTLSKAIEQEPALKEFIGNDDEAEEIWEMALKLEGTTRGTGKHAGGVVIAPTKLTDFSPLLCDEDGSGLVVQFDKNDIEEAGLVKFDFLGLRTLTIIDWALEMVDKVRSVNGQDPLNIDSIPLDDAPTFEMLKRAETTAVFQLESRGMKELIKRLLPDSLDDMIALVALFRPGPLQSGMVDDFINRKHGRAEVSYPHPDYQHELLKPVLAPTYGIILYQEQVMQIAQVMAGYSLGQADMLRRAMGKKKPEEMAKQRDGFMEGCAANGIDKDLAGNIFDLVEKFAGYGFNKSHSAAYALVSYQTAWLKAHYPGPFMAAVMSTEMDNLDKVVPLIEECRNLRLTVTPPNVNVGGYKFTVDTDARVVYGLGAIRGVGEGPIGAIVEAREADGPFKDIFDFCRRIDPKRMNKRTLEALIRSGALDTLGPNRAVLYAAMEDALKAAAQNHTNQNLGMLDMFGDAFAADDEGDGDSNVYAEYINAREWTDRERLSGEKDTLGLYLTGHPIDEYERELKRFVSTRISDLKPSRDPQRVAGLVVGVRTMKSKRGDTMAFITLDDRTGRIEASLFGELFEQLRGQIEADQVLIVEGEVSSDEFSGGLRLRGKDVTPMVTARIRYGQAVELALDAGQINGRLIETLRDSLTPYRDQEGLPVRLQYRHPAAVAWLELDDEWKVAPSDDLLLALRDVQGQTGVQLRYR is encoded by the coding sequence ATGACGGTACCGTTTGTTCATCTGCGTTTGCACAGTGAATACTCCCTGGTCGATGGCTTGGTGAAGCTTAAATCGCTGGTGAGTACCACGGCTGAACGGGCGATGCCAGCGCTGGCCTTGACCGACGAAACCAACCTGTTTGGTCTGGTGAAGTTCTACAAAGCCGCCCAGGGGGCGGGGTTGAAGCCGATTATTGGCAGCGACTTATGGCTCCAGAATCCCCATGACGAGTCCCATCCTTACCGGCTAACGCTGCTGGCGATGAACGATGTTGGCTATCGCAATCTGACCGAGTTGATCTCGAAAGGTTGGACCCATGGCCAGCGCCAGGGGCGCGCCATTCTCGATAAACAGTGGGTACTGGAACAGAGCGAAGGCTTGATTGCACTTTCCGGCGCCCGGGAGGGGGAAATTGGCCGCCACCTGCTGTCTGATCATGAACAGGATGCGCGGGTACTACTCGAAGAGTGGCAGGCGGCATTTCCGGATCGGTTTTATCTGGAGCTAGTTCGCACCGGGCGTGCGCTGGAAGAGGCCTGTGTTCACGCCAGCGTCAAGCTGGCCATTGAGACGGGCACGCCAGTGGTGGCGACCAACGATGTGCGCTTTCTTGAGCGTGACGATTATTGGGCGCACGAAACCCGCGTCGCCATCGGCGAAGGTAAAGCGCTGGACGACCCGCGCCGGGAGCGTCGCTATAGCGAAGAGCAGTATCTAAAAAGCCCCGAGGAGATGGCGGCGCTGTTTGCCGATATTCCCGAAGCGCTGGAAAACAGCGTGATGATTGCCGAGCGCTGCAGTGTGGACGTACGCCTGGGCGAGATTTTCCTGCCCGAGTTCGGCATTCCCGAGGGCATGACCCAGGATGAGTTCTTCCGCAAAGTCTCCCATGACGGCTTAACCGAGCGGTTGGATTTTCTGTTTCCCGCGCAGCGCTACCCCCGCGACAGCGAAGAGTACCAGGCGATCGACCAGCGCTACCGCGACCGGCTGGAGTTCGAACTCAACGTTATTATCCAGATGGGGTTCCCCGGCTACTTCCTGATAGTAATGGACTTTATTCAGTGGGCGAAAGATAACGGTGTACCGGTTGGTCCTGGGCGGGGGTCTGGTGCCGGTTCGCTGGTGGCCTATGCACAGAAGATCACTGACTTAGACCCGATTGGTTACGACCTGCTGTTCGAGCGCTTTTTGAACCCGGAACGTGTCTCGATGCCCGACTTTGACGTCGACTTCTGCATGGAGAAGCGCGACAAGGTGATCGAGTACGTAGCCGAGCGCTACGGGCGCAATGCGGTCTCCCAGATTGTCACCTTCGGCACCATGGCGGCCAAGGCCGTGGTACGCGACGTGGCCCGTGCCCAAGGCCGTCCCTACTCGCTGGGGGATAAGCTCTCCAAGCTGATCCCCTTTGAAGTGGGCATGACCCTGTCTAAAGCGATTGAGCAGGAGCCCGCGCTCAAAGAATTTATTGGCAACGACGACGAAGCCGAAGAGATCTGGGAGATGGCGCTCAAGCTAGAGGGCACCACCCGCGGTACCGGCAAGCACGCCGGGGGGGTGGTTATCGCCCCCACCAAACTGACTGATTTTTCACCGCTGCTCTGCGATGAAGATGGCTCTGGTTTAGTTGTACAGTTCGATAAAAACGACATTGAAGAGGCCGGGCTGGTCAAGTTCGACTTCCTGGGCCTGCGTACGCTGACAATTATCGACTGGGCGCTGGAGATGGTCGACAAGGTGCGCAGCGTTAACGGCCAGGATCCGCTCAACATCGACAGCATCCCGCTGGACGACGCCCCTACCTTCGAGATGCTCAAGCGCGCCGAAACCACGGCGGTGTTCCAGCTTGAGTCCCGCGGCATGAAGGAACTGATCAAGCGCCTACTGCCTGACTCCCTGGACGACATGATTGCCCTGGTGGCGCTGTTCCGCCCCGGCCCACTGCAGTCGGGCATGGTCGACGACTTTATCAACCGTAAGCACGGCCGTGCGGAAGTCTCTTATCCACACCCGGATTACCAGCACGAGCTGTTGAAACCTGTCTTGGCACCCACCTACGGCATCATTCTCTACCAAGAGCAGGTCATGCAGATCGCTCAGGTCATGGCAGGCTACAGCCTCGGCCAAGCCGATATGCTGCGCCGGGCCATGGGTAAGAAAAAGCCTGAAGAGATGGCCAAGCAGCGCGACGGCTTTATGGAAGGGTGCGCCGCCAACGGTATCGATAAAGATCTGGCCGGTAACATCTTTGACCTGGTAGAGAAATTCGCTGGCTACGGCTTTAACAAGTCACACTCGGCCGCCTACGCGCTGGTCTCTTACCAAACCGCGTGGCTGAAAGCCCACTATCCGGGGCCCTTTATGGCCGCGGTAATGTCCACGGAAATGGACAACCTGGATAAAGTGGTGCCACTGATTGAGGAGTGCCGCAATCTCCGCCTCACCGTGACGCCGCCGAATGTCAACGTCGGTGGCTACAAGTTCACTGTCGATACCGATGCCCGGGTGGTCTACGGGCTAGGCGCCATTCGCGGCGTGGGCGAAGGCCCCATTGGCGCCATTGTCGAAGCCCGCGAAGCAGATGGCCCTTTCAAGGATATCTTTGATTTCTGCCGTCGCATTGATCCCAAACGGATGAATAAACGTACGCTGGAAGCGCTGATTCGCTCCGGCGCGCTGGATACCCTAGGCCCCAATCGTGCGGTGCTGTATGCGGCAATGGAAGACGCGCTTAAAGCCGCCGCGCAGAACCATACCAATCAGAACCTGGGCATGCTGGACATGTTTGGTGATGCGTTCGCCGCTGACGATGAAGGCGACGGTGATAGCAACGTTTATGCCGAGTATATCAACGCCCGTGAGTGGACTGATCGCGAGCGGCTCTCGGGAGAGAAAGACACCCTGGGACTCTACCTCACGGGCCACCCGATTGATGAGTACGAGCGTGAGTTAAAGCGCTTTGTGTCGACCCGGATCAGCGATCTGAAACCCTCCCGCGATCCCCAGCGCGTGGCTGGGCTCGTGGTCGGCGTGCGCACCATGAAGTCCAAGCGTGGTGATACCATGGCGTTTATCACCCTGGATGACCGCACCGGACGTATTGAAGCTTCGCTGTTTGGGGAGCTATTCGAGCAGTTGCGCGGTCAGATTGAGGCCGATCAGGTACTCATCGTTGA